A stretch of Nonomuraea africana DNA encodes these proteins:
- a CDS encoding APC family permease, with protein sequence MSAEQEPGDDERRRLGVIGGLAALSLDAISSVAYGPEAMVLVLALAGGAALDFTLPLTIAIAVLLAVLTLSYRQVIATFPEGGGAYGVAKAYLGRHASLVAGASLIVDYVLNVAVAVSAGVAALTSAFPELLPYTTVLCLLVLALITGVNMRGITASARAFIGPTVIFLALVLLVIVVGLLRDQPAVRLPAAHAVPVETVGVLLLLRAFSNGCASLTGVEAIANAVPSFRKPRIKRAQHAEVALGALLGVMLIGIAVLIEKFSVLPHPDVTVLGQVTQASLGDGALFYVVQFSTVVLLGLAANTSFGGLPVLAHLLAKDDNLPHFFALRGERPVYRYGMTFLAVVAALLLIAARGETNLLVPLFAIGVFVGFTLSQAGMVRHWHAARSPGWRGKAALNGLGALLTGIAMIVVSFSKFTEGGRLIVITLPLIVLTMDRINRAYSRIGERLGTGRTPAPPEPLPSVVIVPVHAVNELTRQALTAAVSLGDRVVAVNIGHPDDAGEARGFAEAWQRWHPGVELVQLFDVHRRLAKPLIEYLGQVPEPQVFVLIAQIEPERLWQRILQNQRGAVLSRALHRRTDTVVCRMRFRLGSPAPASTAMHR encoded by the coding sequence GTGTCCGCCGAGCAGGAGCCTGGTGACGATGAGCGGCGTCGCCTCGGCGTGATCGGTGGCCTGGCCGCCCTCTCCCTGGACGCCATCTCGTCGGTGGCCTACGGCCCCGAGGCGATGGTGCTCGTGCTCGCCCTTGCCGGCGGTGCGGCACTCGACTTCACGCTGCCGCTCACGATCGCCATCGCAGTGCTTCTCGCCGTACTGACCCTCTCCTACCGGCAGGTCATCGCCACCTTTCCGGAGGGCGGCGGGGCATACGGAGTGGCCAAGGCCTATCTCGGCCGCCATGCCTCCCTGGTGGCGGGCGCGAGCCTGATCGTGGACTACGTGCTCAACGTGGCCGTCGCCGTGTCCGCCGGGGTGGCCGCCCTCACCTCCGCGTTCCCTGAGCTGCTGCCGTACACGACAGTGCTCTGCCTCCTCGTGCTGGCCCTGATCACCGGCGTCAACATGCGCGGCATCACGGCGAGCGCGCGAGCCTTCATCGGACCTACTGTGATCTTCCTGGCCCTGGTGCTCCTGGTGATCGTGGTCGGACTGCTCCGCGATCAGCCTGCCGTACGGCTGCCCGCCGCCCATGCGGTCCCGGTGGAGACCGTGGGCGTGCTCCTGTTGTTGAGGGCGTTCTCCAACGGCTGCGCTTCGCTCACCGGGGTCGAGGCCATCGCCAATGCCGTGCCGTCGTTCCGCAAGCCACGGATCAAGCGCGCCCAGCACGCCGAAGTCGCCCTCGGCGCCCTGCTCGGCGTCATGCTGATCGGCATCGCGGTCCTGATCGAGAAGTTCTCCGTCCTCCCTCACCCGGACGTGACCGTGCTCGGCCAGGTGACCCAGGCCTCGCTCGGCGACGGAGCGCTGTTCTACGTGGTCCAGTTCAGCACCGTGGTGCTGCTCGGACTGGCCGCCAACACCTCCTTCGGCGGACTGCCCGTGCTGGCGCACCTGCTCGCCAAGGACGACAACCTGCCGCACTTCTTCGCGCTCCGCGGCGAACGACCGGTCTACAGGTACGGCATGACCTTCCTCGCCGTCGTCGCGGCCCTGCTGCTGATCGCGGCCCGCGGCGAGACGAACCTGCTCGTGCCGCTCTTCGCGATCGGCGTGTTCGTCGGGTTCACGCTCTCGCAGGCCGGCATGGTCCGGCACTGGCACGCCGCCCGGTCGCCCGGCTGGCGGGGCAAGGCCGCGCTGAACGGCCTTGGCGCGCTGCTGACCGGCATAGCGATGATCGTGGTCAGCTTCTCCAAGTTCACCGAGGGCGGCCGGCTGATCGTGATCACGTTGCCGCTGATCGTGCTCACCATGGACCGGATCAACCGGGCCTACTCCCGTATCGGCGAGAGACTGGGCACGGGCAGGACACCGGCCCCGCCGGAGCCGCTTCCCTCGGTGGTCATCGTGCCCGTGCACGCGGTGAACGAGCTGACCAGGCAGGCGCTGACCGCAGCCGTCTCCTTGGGAGATCGCGTGGTGGCGGTGAACATCGGCCATCCCGACGACGCGGGCGAGGCACGGGGGTTCGCCGAGGCGTGGCAGCGCTGGCATCCCGGTGTCGAGCTCGTGCAGCTCTTCGACGTCCATCGCAGACTCGCCAAGCCGTTGATCGAGTATCTCGGACAGGTGCCGGAACCGCAGGTCTTCGTGCTCATCGCACAGATCGAACCCGAACGCCTCTGGCAGCGGATCCTGCAGAACCAGCGTGGCGCCGTCCTCTCCCGCGCGCTGCACCGCCGTACCGACACAGTGGTCTGCCGGATGCGCTTCCGCCTCGGCTCCCCGGCCCCTGCGTCTACGGCCATGCACCGTTAA
- a CDS encoding glutamate ABC transporter substrate-binding protein → MRKLVSSVTAALLLCGCGGDSGDARSILDKDELVVAVKSDQPGLAVRTRSGVFQGFDVDVAAYVAARLGKKVSFVATTSEGREAKLRNGVADMVVATYSISAERKRQVTFAGPYYVSRQDILVRAGYRRIRNVRDLKGRRLCEAQGSISTSRIVDGHQIAAVLVPARTYGECVDLLRSGAVEAVSTGDLILAGFAARERGAFTIVNAPFTAERYGIALPLGDVDACEEVNRAITDMYQDGTAARLLDKWFRASGLQLSAFVPEFEGCTP, encoded by the coding sequence ATGCGGAAGCTTGTCTCATCCGTCACCGCGGCACTGCTGCTGTGCGGCTGTGGTGGCGACTCTGGCGACGCCAGGTCGATCCTGGACAAGGACGAGCTGGTCGTGGCCGTGAAGTCGGATCAGCCAGGTCTGGCCGTACGAACCCGCAGCGGGGTGTTCCAAGGCTTCGATGTCGACGTGGCCGCCTATGTGGCCGCTCGGCTGGGAAAGAAGGTCTCCTTCGTCGCGACGACCTCGGAAGGCCGGGAGGCGAAGCTGCGCAACGGGGTGGCCGACATGGTGGTCGCCACCTATTCCATCAGCGCGGAACGCAAGAGGCAGGTGACGTTCGCCGGGCCGTACTACGTCTCTCGCCAGGACATCCTGGTCCGCGCGGGATACCGGCGGATACGGAACGTACGTGATCTCAAAGGGCGCAGGCTCTGCGAGGCGCAGGGCTCCATCTCCACCTCACGCATCGTGGATGGACACCAGATCGCCGCGGTACTGGTTCCGGCGAGGACCTACGGTGAGTGCGTCGACCTGCTCAGATCGGGGGCGGTGGAAGCGGTCTCCACCGGGGATCTGATCCTGGCCGGGTTCGCCGCCCGCGAGCGCGGCGCGTTCACCATCGTGAACGCGCCGTTCACCGCCGAGAGGTACGGCATCGCCCTGCCCCTGGGCGATGTGGACGCGTGCGAGGAGGTCAACCGGGCCATCACGGACATGTACCAGGACGGAACCGCGGCCAGGCTCCTGGACAAGTGGTTCCGTGCGAGCGGTCTCCAGCTGTCGGCCTTCGTGCCCGAGTTCGAGGGCTGCACGCCGTAG
- a CDS encoding STAS domain-containing protein produces the protein MDLSTHIHSPWTVCRVSGDIDTSTAHALREHLVAALDRPGHQTLLDLSAVTFMDGSGLGVLVSIENLALRQGWTLRLHAPPLAIRRLLTITVLSDHFAINLDLASARQPDR, from the coding sequence ATGGACCTGTCCACGCATATCCACTCGCCATGGACGGTCTGCCGCGTCTCCGGAGACATCGACACCTCCACCGCGCACGCGCTCCGGGAACATCTGGTGGCCGCCTTGGACAGACCGGGACATCAAACTCTCCTTGACCTATCCGCAGTCACCTTCATGGACGGCAGCGGGCTGGGCGTGCTGGTGTCCATCGAGAATCTGGCCCTACGGCAGGGCTGGACGCTACGTCTGCATGCTCCACCTCTGGCGATCCGCCGCCTCCTGACCATCACCGTACTATCCGATCACTTCGCCATCAATCTCGACCTGGCGTCCGCGAGACAGCCGGACCGATGA
- a CDS encoding YhjD/YihY/BrkB family envelope integrity protein produces MRAGTCYDQANGGRLSAALTYYAFFATFALGLLGFAVLGRVLDYPTVLAAVQHYLSENLPRLDVQALREAGGTAGLVAIVALPLTGLFWMDTLRSASRAIWGLDEYPGNFFLRQLIDLGVVAGLGLLLSLSLAVAFAAEWLLTWLAVHTVGADAAPGRWVLAAAAFVLGTGVNALLAMALLTAPPRLRLPLRRVIGPALVITIGLEMLKTLGQVYLNLTTANPAYQVVTAAVGMLLFLKILNQLILFATALAATSTTGHVTDLATPPSSQQRVA; encoded by the coding sequence GTGCGCGCCGGAACCTGCTACGACCAGGCAAATGGCGGCCGGCTGTCGGCCGCGCTCACTTACTACGCCTTCTTCGCCACCTTCGCACTGGGCCTGCTGGGATTCGCCGTCCTCGGCCGCGTCCTGGACTATCCGACGGTGCTGGCCGCCGTGCAGCACTACCTGAGCGAGAATCTTCCGCGACTGGACGTCCAGGCGCTCCGTGAGGCGGGTGGAACCGCCGGCTTGGTGGCAATCGTCGCGCTGCCGCTGACGGGCCTGTTCTGGATGGACACCCTGCGCTCGGCAAGCAGAGCGATCTGGGGGCTGGACGAGTATCCGGGCAACTTCTTCCTGCGCCAGCTCATCGACCTGGGCGTGGTCGCCGGGCTCGGGCTGCTCCTCAGCCTGTCACTGGCCGTCGCCTTCGCCGCTGAGTGGCTGCTGACCTGGCTGGCCGTTCATACCGTCGGCGCGGACGCCGCTCCGGGCCGGTGGGTGCTGGCCGCGGCCGCCTTCGTGCTCGGCACCGGTGTCAATGCCTTGCTGGCCATGGCGTTGCTGACCGCACCGCCCCGGCTACGGCTGCCGCTGCGAAGGGTGATCGGTCCCGCGCTCGTCATCACGATCGGTCTGGAGATGCTCAAAACCCTCGGACAGGTCTACCTCAACCTCACCACGGCCAACCCTGCCTATCAGGTCGTCACCGCCGCCGTCGGGATGCTTCTCTTCCTGAAGATCCTCAATCAGCTCATCCTGTTCGCCACTGCTCTGGCAGCCACCAGCACCACCGGCCATGTCACCGATCTGGCCACGCCACCCAGCTCTCAGCAACGCGTGGCGTGA
- a CDS encoding RNA chaperone Hfq, whose protein sequence is MVPFVLPIHMPEEAYEMTVAGLGEEGRMTAINVWRDLLSDMQGSQQRVTVHLLGGQSLKGVVVEFDRVNEVVVLDEYAQGSAVMRHESPVHTIVLSAVQAVTVHKQD, encoded by the coding sequence GTGGTGCCGTTCGTGCTGCCGATCCACATGCCCGAAGAGGCGTACGAGATGACCGTGGCTGGGCTTGGAGAGGAGGGCCGGATGACTGCGATCAACGTGTGGCGTGACTTGCTGTCCGACATGCAAGGCAGCCAGCAGCGCGTGACGGTTCACCTGCTCGGCGGCCAGTCGCTCAAGGGGGTTGTCGTCGAGTTCGACCGCGTTAACGAAGTCGTCGTCCTCGATGAGTACGCGCAGGGTTCTGCTGTGATGAGACACGAATCCCCCGTGCACACGATTGTGCTGTCGGCAGTTCAGGCCGTCACGGTCCACAAGCAGGACTAG
- a CDS encoding LapA family protein has translation MRRTRIGGWWVALIAGAIVLLLLLVFVLQNGQLVQISFLGWQGVLPLGVALLLAAIGGIMAVAIPGTGRILQLRQAAHHRAAQTPAAPRRLAPPKETVNPPTRSAADEDPRTP, from the coding sequence GTGCGACGCACCCGTATCGGCGGATGGTGGGTGGCCCTGATCGCCGGGGCGATCGTGCTGCTCCTCCTGCTGGTCTTCGTGCTGCAGAACGGTCAGCTGGTCCAGATCTCCTTCCTCGGCTGGCAGGGGGTCCTCCCGCTGGGAGTGGCCCTGCTCCTGGCGGCCATCGGCGGGATCATGGCCGTGGCCATCCCCGGCACCGGCCGGATCCTGCAACTACGCCAAGCGGCTCATCACCGCGCCGCCCAAACGCCGGCAGCCCCCCGACGCCTCGCGCCTCCCAAGGAGACAGTCAACCCGCCGACGCGGTCCGCTGCAGACGAGGACCCTCGAACTCCCTGA
- a CDS encoding UBP-type zinc finger domain-containing protein, with product MNVTARSGPNGQAPRCDHLDLLPSVERGAPECQQCLASGLAWTRLLVCLTCGWVACSDDSPGSHAREHYRETDHPVVAALESETTWRWCYIHGKAV from the coding sequence ATGAATGTGACCGCGCGCAGTGGTCCGAACGGTCAGGCGCCGCGCTGCGACCACCTCGACCTCCTGCCGAGCGTCGAGCGAGGGGCACCCGAATGCCAGCAGTGCCTGGCGTCCGGCTTGGCCTGGACACGCCTGCTGGTGTGCCTGACATGCGGGTGGGTCGCCTGTTCCGACGATTCGCCGGGCTCTCACGCCAGGGAGCACTACCGGGAGACCGACCACCCGGTGGTTGCCGCCCTGGAGTCGGAGACGACCTGGAGATGGTGCTACATACACGGCAAGGCCGTGTGA
- a CDS encoding acyl-CoA desaturase: protein MTISERTVRRREDYDGVSPFPQAAQHAPAGRAQIALTATIVVLPFVALAIAIFLAWGRGIAFTDLLLAGAFYVVTGLGVSVGFHRLLTHGSFTARPWLRVALAVAGSMSFQGNLINWVAVHRRHHAFTDRPGDPHSPYRYGTGLRAQLRGLAHAHMGWMFADDQTSPARYAPDLLADPAMVRVTRAFPALCVVSLVLPFLAGWAISGSLYGGLTAFLWAGLVRVALLQHVTWSVNSLCHVMGTRPFTTRRHDRSTNLWPLALLSFGESWHNGHHSEPTCARHGVDRHQIDPSAGLIRLFERLGWATDVHWPDPVRTERRRRANVPEQARAPTEG from the coding sequence ATGACGATCTCTGAACGAACGGTGCGACGCCGGGAGGACTACGACGGCGTCTCCCCCTTCCCCCAAGCCGCGCAGCATGCTCCGGCCGGCAGAGCACAGATAGCGCTGACGGCGACCATCGTCGTTCTGCCGTTCGTCGCGTTGGCGATCGCGATCTTCCTGGCGTGGGGGCGGGGAATCGCCTTTACCGATCTGCTGCTGGCCGGAGCCTTCTACGTGGTGACCGGGCTCGGGGTGAGCGTCGGATTTCACCGGCTGCTCACCCACGGGTCCTTCACCGCTCGCCCGTGGCTGCGGGTGGCGCTGGCGGTCGCCGGGTCGATGAGCTTCCAGGGCAATCTCATCAACTGGGTGGCGGTCCACCGTCGCCATCACGCCTTCACCGACCGGCCGGGCGATCCACATTCTCCCTACCGGTACGGCACTGGCCTGCGCGCGCAGCTTCGGGGGCTTGCCCACGCGCACATGGGCTGGATGTTCGCCGACGATCAGACTTCGCCCGCCCGCTACGCTCCCGACCTGCTCGCCGATCCGGCGATGGTCAGGGTGACGCGCGCCTTTCCGGCCCTGTGCGTCGTATCGCTGGTGTTGCCGTTCCTGGCCGGCTGGGCGATCAGCGGCAGCCTGTACGGCGGGCTGACCGCGTTCCTGTGGGCCGGGCTGGTGCGCGTCGCCCTGCTGCAGCACGTGACCTGGAGCGTCAACTCTCTGTGCCACGTCATGGGGACCAGGCCCTTCACGACCCGTCGCCACGATCGCTCGACCAACCTGTGGCCGCTCGCGCTGCTGTCGTTCGGGGAAAGCTGGCACAACGGCCACCACAGCGAGCCGACCTGCGCCCGGCACGGCGTGGACCGGCACCAGATCGACCCCTCCGCCGGGCTGATCCGCCTCTTCGAGCGGCTCGGATGGGCCACCGACGTGCACTGGCCCGACCCGGTCCGCACGGAACGCCGCCGCCGCGCCAACGTGCCCGAACAAGCCCGCGCGCCGACGGAAGGCTGA
- a CDS encoding LysR family transcriptional regulator — translation MELRQLRYFVTLAEELHFGRAAAREHIVQSALSQQVQRLERELGVRLLNRSTHHVELTPAGSAFLVEVRQILDHVGRAAHAARNAVAAPARSGSASSTPATTPCRRSCEPYNSAIRI, via the coding sequence ATGGAGCTACGCCAACTCCGCTACTTCGTGACGCTGGCCGAGGAACTGCACTTCGGTCGCGCGGCCGCCCGCGAGCACATCGTGCAGTCCGCGCTGAGCCAGCAGGTGCAGCGGCTCGAGCGCGAACTCGGAGTGCGGCTGCTGAATCGCAGCACCCACCACGTCGAGCTCACCCCGGCCGGTTCGGCCTTTCTCGTCGAGGTTCGCCAGATCCTCGACCACGTGGGCCGGGCAGCACACGCCGCACGGAACGCGGTCGCCGCCCCCGCACGCTCCGGGTCGGCATCATCGACGCCGGCTACGACTCCATGCCGCAGATCCTGCGAGCCGTACAACAGCGCCATCCGGATCTGA
- a CDS encoding LysR family substrate-binding domain-containing protein has translation MPQILRAVQQRHPDLTIHQVEASTPEQYRQLADGRLDIGIGRASHTPADVASELIRLDPLGVLVPDDHRFATQDGVPVTSLADEPLLLGEDSQTPEFNQFVIELCRSAGFSPTIYEGTVESTRAAADLVLQRRCVLCVPSSSRTSNRPGTVWRPLIEPVTHYPWSLLWRSGAPSAHVAAVIDSARHLAHRLGWLEPADPAFGRNAPTAISCGGEVS, from the coding sequence ATGCCGCAGATCCTGCGAGCCGTACAACAGCGCCATCCGGATCTGACGATTCACCAGGTCGAGGCCAGCACCCCTGAGCAGTACCGCCAACTGGCCGACGGGCGGCTGGACATCGGGATCGGACGAGCCTCCCACACCCCTGCCGATGTGGCCTCCGAGCTCATCAGGCTCGATCCGCTCGGCGTGCTGGTCCCCGACGATCACCGCTTCGCCACACAAGACGGTGTGCCCGTCACCTCCCTGGCCGACGAACCTCTCCTCCTCGGCGAGGACAGTCAAACGCCGGAGTTCAACCAGTTCGTCATTGAACTGTGCCGCTCGGCCGGATTCTCGCCCACTATTTACGAGGGAACCGTCGAGAGCACCCGTGCCGCCGCCGACCTCGTGCTCCAGCGCCGCTGCGTGCTGTGCGTCCCCTCCTCCTCCCGCACCTCCAACCGGCCGGGCACCGTCTGGCGCCCCCTGATCGAACCGGTGACCCACTACCCGTGGTCGCTCCTGTGGCGCTCCGGCGCCCCGTCCGCTCACGTGGCCGCCGTCATCGACAGTGCCCGTCACCTCGCCCATCGGCTCGGCTGGCTGGAACCCGCCGACCCGGCCTTCGGCCGGAACGCGCCGACGGCCATCAGCTGCGGCGGTGAAGTTTCCTGA
- a CDS encoding glycerophosphodiester phosphodiesterase — translation MMIRRLLSGALAVLTGGTVAVVLFQSNPATAEGRGQAPIVIGHRGASAHRPEHTLLSYEAAIAMGADYIEPDLVSTKDHVLVARHENEISGTTDVASRPEFAGRRTTKTIDGRAVTGWFTEDFTLAELKTLRAKERVPDLRPDNTAFDGLAEIPTFEEVVRLAQHHGVGVYPETKHPTYFDSIGLSLEEPLLEVLNTHRVRKAFIQSFETANLRDLRAKTRLPLIQLITSGGAPYDWVAAGDPRTYDDMVKPEGLREVAAYANGIGVDTRRVVPVGSDGRLQQPTTLIADAHRARLEVHVWTVRNENSQLPLDYRLGNPASPVFSRATGDVMGWLSRLVELGIDGAFCDDPGMGRAVVTRRTARPGV, via the coding sequence ATGATGATCCGCAGGTTACTCTCGGGCGCGCTCGCCGTCCTGACAGGCGGTACGGTCGCCGTTGTGCTGTTCCAGTCCAACCCCGCCACGGCCGAGGGCCGCGGCCAGGCCCCCATCGTGATCGGCCACCGCGGCGCCAGCGCCCACCGCCCCGAGCACACGCTGCTGTCGTACGAGGCCGCCATCGCGATGGGCGCCGACTACATCGAGCCCGACCTGGTCTCGACCAAGGACCATGTGCTGGTGGCCCGGCACGAGAACGAGATCTCCGGCACCACCGACGTGGCCTCCCGTCCCGAGTTCGCCGGCCGACGCACCACCAAGACGATCGACGGCCGGGCGGTCACCGGCTGGTTCACCGAGGACTTCACCCTCGCCGAGCTCAAGACGCTGCGCGCCAAGGAACGCGTGCCCGACCTGCGCCCCGACAACACCGCCTTCGACGGGCTGGCGGAGATCCCCACGTTCGAGGAGGTCGTCCGCCTCGCGCAGCACCATGGCGTGGGCGTCTACCCCGAGACCAAGCACCCGACCTACTTCGACTCCATCGGCCTGTCGCTGGAGGAGCCGCTGCTCGAGGTGCTGAACACCCACCGGGTACGCAAGGCCTTCATCCAGTCGTTCGAGACCGCCAACCTGCGCGACCTGCGCGCCAAGACCAGGCTGCCGCTGATCCAGCTGATCACCTCGGGCGGCGCGCCGTACGACTGGGTCGCCGCAGGCGATCCGCGCACCTATGACGACATGGTCAAGCCGGAGGGACTGCGCGAGGTGGCCGCCTACGCCAACGGGATCGGCGTGGACACCCGCCGCGTCGTGCCCGTGGGCTCGGACGGCAGGCTGCAGCAGCCGACCACGCTGATCGCCGACGCCCACCGCGCGCGGCTGGAGGTGCACGTCTGGACCGTGCGCAACGAGAACTCCCAGCTCCCCCTCGACTACCGGCTCGGCAACCCGGCGAGCCCGGTCTTCTCCCGCGCCACGGGAGACGTGATGGGCTGGCTGAGCCGGCTCGTGGAGCTCGGCATCGACGGCGCGTTCTGCGACGACCCCGGCATGGGCCGGGCGGTGGTCACCCGGCGGACCGCACGCCCAGGCGTGTGA
- a CDS encoding serine/threonine protein kinase: MPNTEPLRPDDPQAIAAYRIVGRLGEGGQGIVYLGQAPDGRPVAVKVLRQSVGGDHRFAKEIAAARRVEPFCVAQVLDASMGGRPYIVSEYVDGPSLQETGRHHGADLQRLAVSTATALTAIHAAGIVHRDFKPANVLLGRDGPRVVDFGIARVAASAVTVTSGVVGTPAYMAPEQLAGAYVGPAADVFAWASVMVFAGTGTPPFGNDSLPAVITRILNQEPFLGDLPEPLRSVVYACLAKDPSARPQMRDVLLRLLGGQPAAAVGNQHLPLEGQPATPGPRHAPGGGRPPRALPPSRAALRPPLIAGISGAVAVCLAAGVVVWNAWLHPDPAPPALAAGSSEPSLSAATKRGKTVAPRKTRTPPITPTTKRPRPTPRPSQERTSVRPTPAKTPTATKKPATRLPSPTASKPKAASFSLAYVRVAGASRINDAGVTCYSGPVSFGIALDATEMGAPFSYQWLVDGQVIESSSRRMPSHSRGDYFGSKKQVDPDLGSRHTVTFRLTSPVRRTKSATWTMC, encoded by the coding sequence ATGCCGAATACCGAACCGCTGCGCCCAGACGACCCCCAGGCGATCGCGGCCTACCGGATCGTCGGGCGGCTCGGCGAGGGCGGCCAGGGCATCGTCTACCTGGGTCAGGCCCCGGACGGCCGGCCGGTGGCGGTCAAGGTCCTGCGGCAGTCCGTCGGCGGCGACCACCGCTTCGCCAAGGAGATCGCGGCTGCCCGGCGCGTGGAGCCGTTCTGCGTCGCCCAGGTGCTCGACGCGTCGATGGGCGGGCGTCCGTACATTGTCAGCGAGTACGTCGACGGGCCCTCGCTGCAGGAGACGGGCCGCCATCACGGCGCCGACCTGCAGCGCCTGGCCGTCAGCACGGCCACGGCGCTGACCGCCATCCATGCGGCGGGCATTGTGCACCGCGACTTCAAGCCCGCCAACGTGCTGCTTGGACGAGACGGGCCGCGCGTCGTCGACTTCGGCATCGCCCGCGTCGCCGCCTCCGCGGTCACCGTCACCAGCGGCGTCGTCGGGACGCCCGCGTACATGGCCCCCGAGCAACTCGCGGGCGCGTACGTGGGCCCGGCGGCGGACGTCTTCGCCTGGGCTTCGGTCATGGTGTTCGCGGGGACGGGCACGCCCCCGTTCGGCAACGATTCGCTGCCCGCGGTCATCACTCGCATCCTGAACCAGGAGCCGTTCCTGGGCGACTTGCCGGAGCCGCTGCGCTCAGTCGTGTACGCCTGCCTGGCCAAGGATCCGAGCGCCCGCCCACAGATGCGGGACGTCCTGCTGCGCCTTCTCGGCGGGCAACCGGCGGCCGCCGTCGGAAACCAGCACCTGCCGCTGGAGGGTCAGCCCGCCACGCCCGGTCCCCGGCACGCTCCGGGAGGCGGCCGCCCGCCCCGCGCTCTTCCGCCGAGCCGCGCGGCATTGCGCCCGCCGCTGATCGCCGGCATCTCAGGAGCAGTCGCCGTGTGCCTGGCGGCCGGCGTCGTGGTCTGGAACGCCTGGCTGCACCCCGACCCCGCGCCGCCGGCGTTGGCCGCCGGCTCCAGCGAGCCGTCCCTCTCCGCCGCCACCAAGCGCGGGAAGACCGTCGCGCCCAGGAAGACGCGAACCCCGCCGATCACCCCCACGACCAAACGCCCGCGCCCCACTCCCAGACCGTCGCAGGAGCGCACGAGCGTGCGGCCCACGCCCGCGAAGACGCCCACGGCGACGAAGAAACCGGCGACCAGGCTCCCGTCGCCCACCGCGAGCAAGCCCAAGGCGGCCTCGTTCAGCCTCGCCTACGTGCGGGTCGCCGGTGCGTCCAGGATCAACGACGCGGGCGTCACCTGCTACTCGGGGCCGGTCAGCTTCGGTATCGCCCTGGACGCGACCGAGATGGGAGCCCCATTCTCCTACCAGTGGCTCGTCGACGGACAGGTGATCGAAAGCAGCTCCAGGCGGATGCCGTCCCACAGCCGGGGTGACTATTTCGGCTCGAAGAAGCAGGTCGACCCCGACCTCGGGTCCAGGCACACCGTCACCTTCCGGCTCACCTCGCCGGTGCGGAGGACCAAGTCGGCCACCTGGACCATGTGCTGA
- a CDS encoding MauE/DoxX family redox-associated membrane protein gives MGLNEWLLACANAAAATLLLNSGLAKMVTPDALRRALTELVPSFTGKSAPLMVRGLAAVEIVAATALLIAPARMAAAFLSALLGVGFAAFGLLGTMRGSSAPCGCFGASNKQPLGWTNVALGVLLAAVLPLNVANPSAAHGDYTASALMLAATLTVVLCAYTHRQLMRRHLVVRPRRPKPTH, from the coding sequence TTGGGTTTGAACGAATGGCTTCTGGCCTGCGCCAACGCAGCAGCCGCTACCCTCCTTCTCAATTCCGGCTTAGCAAAGATGGTTACGCCTGACGCGTTGCGCCGGGCGCTTACCGAACTGGTTCCGTCATTCACCGGAAAAAGCGCTCCGCTCATGGTGCGCGGGCTGGCCGCGGTCGAGATCGTGGCGGCGACCGCGCTGCTCATCGCTCCCGCGCGGATGGCAGCCGCGTTCCTGTCCGCGCTGCTCGGCGTGGGCTTCGCCGCCTTCGGCCTGCTCGGCACAATGCGTGGAAGCAGCGCGCCGTGCGGCTGCTTCGGAGCCTCGAACAAGCAACCACTCGGCTGGACGAACGTCGCCCTGGGCGTCCTGCTCGCCGCCGTCCTCCCGCTCAATGTGGCGAACCCGTCGGCAGCGCACGGTGACTACACCGCGAGCGCTCTGATGCTGGCCGCCACGCTCACCGTCGTGTTGTGCGCGTACACGCACCGTCAGCTGATGCGACGTCATCTCGTGGTACGGCCCCGCCGCCCGAAGCCCACTCACTGA